One Thermicanus aegyptius DSM 12793 DNA segment encodes these proteins:
- the hemB gene encoding porphobilinogen synthase: MQNFIRHRRLRRNETLRSMVRENHLRVEDLIYPLFVADGEGIKREVPSMPGVYQYSLDRLDEELEEILALGIPAVILFGIPQHKDEWGSEAYKEEGIVQRALRYIKKKAPGLILIADNCLCEYTTHGHCGIVLDGEVLNDPTLELLTKAAIAQAEAGADIIAPSNMMDGFVAAIRQGLDEAGFHHIPIMSYAIKYASAFYGPFREAAHSAPAFGDRKSYQMDPANIREAMREAASDVAEGADFLMVKPAMAYMDVIKAVRDRYALPIVTYNVSGEYAMIKAAALNGWIDEEKVVLELLTGLKRAGSDLVITYHAKDAARWLKEGR, translated from the coding sequence ATGCAGAACTTTATTCGCCATCGCCGTTTACGCCGGAACGAAACATTGCGCAGCATGGTACGGGAGAACCATTTGCGGGTTGAAGATCTGATCTATCCCCTCTTTGTTGCAGATGGAGAAGGAATAAAACGCGAAGTCCCTTCTATGCCTGGGGTGTATCAATATTCCCTCGACCGCCTCGATGAAGAGCTAGAGGAGATTCTTGCGCTTGGCATTCCGGCCGTCATCCTGTTTGGAATTCCGCAACACAAGGATGAGTGGGGTTCCGAAGCCTATAAGGAAGAGGGAATCGTGCAGCGCGCTCTCCGCTATATAAAGAAGAAGGCTCCGGGGCTCATCCTCATCGCAGATAACTGCCTCTGTGAATATACGACCCATGGCCACTGCGGAATCGTGTTAGATGGTGAAGTCCTAAACGATCCCACCCTGGAACTTCTCACGAAAGCGGCGATTGCCCAAGCGGAGGCAGGAGCCGATATCATCGCCCCTTCCAACATGATGGACGGTTTCGTCGCTGCCATCCGCCAAGGCCTTGACGAAGCAGGGTTTCACCACATCCCCATCATGTCCTACGCCATCAAATATGCCTCCGCTTTTTACGGTCCATTCCGGGAAGCGGCCCACTCGGCTCCCGCTTTCGGCGACCGGAAGAGCTATCAGATGGATCCGGCCAATATCCGGGAAGCGATGCGGGAAGCGGCTTCCGATGTGGCGGAGGGTGCCGATTTCCTCATGGTGAAACCGGCCATGGCTTATATGGACGTGATTAAGGCGGTCCGAGATCGGTACGCTCTCCCGATCGTTACCTATAACGTAAGCGGCGAATATGCCATGATCAAGGCGGCCGCTCTAAACGGTTGGATCGATGAAGAGAAGGTTGTCCTGGAACTCCTCACCGGCTTGAAGCGGGCCGGCTCCGACCTGGTCATAACGTATCACGCCAAAGATGCGGCCCGCTGGTTAAAAGA